Proteins found in one Erythrobacter sp. KY5 genomic segment:
- the lnt gene encoding apolipoprotein N-acyltransferase yields the protein MAGPALDTDNGTLAGLSARAASFASRWPGLSAALLGLVAACGFPPLHAWWIALPALTLFAAHVHAAPTWKGAAWRGWMFGWAHLTLANNWIATAFTYQAKMPEVLGWAAVPLLCVYLAVYPALAALAAHLAAKRSGPLAFGAVFAAGWIVTEWLRSWVFTGYPWPPLGLMLLGNWDAQGVARLLPWLGTYALSGLAILVAAIFLWLATRPMPSKWHRAIALVGFSIAVIVGPMIVPHRTMDNSDIAYTLVQPLIPQDEINDGTKFEEQFQRTADLTRPGNDTSRLVLWPESAIPDYLEEGYPDRYYRATTYAANPTLARERIGRVLGDDTTLLTGVVNLDIGMRPDGVLGAITARNSVVALNGEGDITHHYAKAHLVPYGEYLPLENWLGAIGLARLTAGTVPYQPGPGPGTLDLGEHGLAGVQICYEIVFSGQVVDRENRPDYLFNPSNDGWFGSWGPPQHLAQARMRAIEEGLPVLRATTTGISAVIDANGIVRQSIPTGVAGKVEGFVPAAKPPTLFARFGNALALTWAALIAILGLGLPRLLALRSERS from the coding sequence ATGGCCGGTCCGGCGCTGGATACCGATAATGGCACTCTGGCGGGTCTGAGCGCGCGGGCGGCGTCCTTCGCCTCACGCTGGCCGGGGTTGAGCGCGGCCTTGCTTGGGCTGGTCGCGGCCTGCGGATTTCCTCCGCTTCATGCATGGTGGATCGCGCTTCCAGCGCTGACGCTGTTCGCGGCGCACGTTCATGCCGCGCCGACCTGGAAAGGCGCAGCATGGCGCGGCTGGATGTTCGGGTGGGCGCATCTAACGCTTGCCAACAACTGGATTGCCACCGCTTTCACTTATCAGGCGAAGATGCCCGAAGTGCTCGGCTGGGCGGCCGTTCCGCTGCTGTGCGTCTATCTGGCGGTCTATCCGGCGCTGGCTGCGCTGGCGGCGCATCTGGCGGCAAAGCGTTCAGGGCCGCTTGCATTCGGAGCGGTGTTTGCGGCTGGCTGGATCGTCACCGAATGGCTGAGAAGCTGGGTTTTCACAGGCTATCCATGGCCGCCCCTCGGGCTGATGCTGCTTGGCAATTGGGATGCGCAAGGCGTCGCACGGCTTCTTCCCTGGCTTGGCACCTATGCCTTGTCGGGGCTGGCGATCTTGGTTGCGGCGATCTTCTTGTGGCTCGCCACGCGTCCCATGCCGTCAAAGTGGCACCGGGCAATCGCGCTTGTCGGTTTCAGCATAGCGGTGATCGTTGGGCCCATGATTGTGCCGCATCGAACCATGGACAACTCCGACATTGCCTACACTCTTGTCCAGCCCCTGATCCCGCAGGACGAGATCAATGACGGGACCAAGTTCGAAGAGCAGTTCCAGCGCACCGCGGATCTGACCCGGCCCGGCAACGACACTTCGCGCCTCGTCCTGTGGCCGGAGAGCGCGATCCCCGATTATCTCGAAGAAGGCTACCCCGACCGGTATTATCGCGCGACAACCTATGCTGCGAACCCGACGCTTGCGCGGGAGCGGATCGGGCGGGTGCTTGGCGATGACACGACGCTGCTGACCGGCGTTGTAAACCTCGACATCGGTATGCGCCCGGACGGCGTTCTGGGCGCGATAACTGCGCGCAATTCGGTCGTGGCGCTGAACGGTGAAGGGGACATCACGCACCATTACGCCAAGGCGCATCTCGTCCCATATGGTGAGTATCTCCCGCTGGAAAACTGGCTGGGTGCTATTGGCCTCGCGCGCCTGACAGCGGGCACAGTGCCCTATCAGCCTGGGCCGGGTCCGGGGACGCTGGACCTTGGGGAGCATGGGCTCGCCGGTGTGCAGATCTGCTATGAAATCGTGTTCTCGGGGCAGGTCGTCGATCGGGAAAACCGGCCCGACTACCTCTTCAACCCTTCCAATGACGGATGGTTCGGAAGCTGGGGGCCACCGCAGCATCTGGCTCAGGCCCGAATGCGAGCGATTGAGGAAGGTTTGCCCGTCCTGCGCGCAACCACGACCGGGATCAGCGCGGTGATCGACGCAAACGGCATCGTTCGCCAGAGCATACCGACCGGGGTCGCCGGCAAGGTGGAGGGCTTCGTTCCCGCTGCCAAGCCGCCGACACTCTTTGCGCGGTTCGGCAACGCGCTTGCGCTCACCTGGGCTGCCCTCATTGCAATTCTGGGGCTTGGACTGCCGAGATTGCTTGCGCTGCGGTCTGAGCGCAGCTAG
- the prmC gene encoding peptide chain release factor N(5)-glutamine methyltransferase has product MTVSQALREAAQRLASTSDTARLDAELLMAHALGVNRSDMLLRHMADPRPEDFAALVERRAAREPVAHITGTQEFYGRDFAVSAQVLIPRGDSETLIDAALETAPHAGRVLDLGTGSGALLITVLMELEDATGIGIDASDAALKVARDNAQALGLIGAQARFLLRDWREDGWDDSLGTFDLILCNPPYVEEDAPLDPDVRDYEPASALFAGPEGLDDYRVIIPQLRKLLSPKGVALLEIGAAQGDAVNEMAQGHGFAVQMRHDLANRPRCVVLW; this is encoded by the coding sequence GTGACCGTTTCACAGGCCCTGCGCGAGGCCGCCCAGCGCTTGGCGAGCACGAGCGACACCGCCAGGCTCGATGCCGAGTTGCTGATGGCTCACGCATTGGGGGTGAACCGGTCGGATATGCTGCTGCGCCACATGGCAGACCCCCGGCCAGAAGACTTTGCCGCCCTTGTCGAGCGCCGCGCCGCGCGCGAGCCGGTGGCTCACATCACCGGCACTCAGGAGTTCTACGGACGCGACTTCGCGGTCTCCGCGCAAGTCCTGATCCCGCGCGGCGATAGCGAGACCTTGATCGACGCGGCGCTTGAGACCGCCCCGCACGCCGGGCGCGTGCTTGATCTGGGAACGGGATCGGGTGCGCTGCTTATCACCGTGCTGATGGAGCTTGAGGATGCAACCGGCATCGGTATCGATGCGTCTGATGCGGCGTTGAAAGTGGCGAGGGACAATGCTCAGGCGCTTGGCCTCATCGGAGCACAGGCGCGGTTCCTGCTTCGCGATTGGCGCGAGGATGGCTGGGACGACAGTCTTGGCACCTTCGACCTCATCTTGTGCAACCCTCCCTATGTCGAGGAGGATGCACCGCTTGATCCTGATGTGCGTGATTACGAGCCGGCCTCGGCCCTGTTTGCCGGACCGGAGGGGCTTGACGACTATCGCGTCATCATCCCGCAACTGCGCAAGCTCTTATCGCCCAAAGGCGTCGCGCTGCTGGAGATCGGCGCCGCGCAAGGTGATGCGGTGAACGAAATGGCTCAGGGTCACGGTTTCGCGGTCCAAATGCGACATGATCTTGCAAATAGGCCACGCTGCGTGGTCCTTTGGTGA
- a CDS encoding DUF418 domain-containing protein — translation MAAPDITNDTGRIIELDALRGLAVLGIALMNVYAFALPVQAYANPLVWGGEGALDRLVWAASFVFIEDKFRTLFAMLFGAGCLILLERSGDAIWRPHLARMAVLFMIGFVHALLIASNDVLRAYALAGLAIPLLAPLGHRALYATAIGLVALHVGGGMVAFGSAVVDVYVGRVGSDAALFAERQFGSDPGALNHALEIGREGLGERIARRLDGFGSQLAVLAASIPLNLAAMALGMALWKDRMLSAQWRTFRLQRLAAICALLALPPLLALAWWVSDSNFAPAFAGAAAIVLSAPFDTLLGLGFAALAMAFFDQEGSITGRLASVGRLSLTNYLMTSLSFASLFASWGLGLFGEVSRAQGFALSIIPIAAMLAWSPILIQWFGQGPFERIWRGISARLS, via the coding sequence ATGGCAGCGCCCGACATTACTAACGACACCGGCCGCATCATCGAGCTGGACGCCCTGCGCGGTTTGGCGGTGCTGGGCATCGCGTTGATGAATGTCTACGCCTTCGCGCTGCCGGTGCAGGCCTATGCCAACCCGCTGGTCTGGGGCGGGGAAGGCGCTCTCGACCGCTTGGTCTGGGCAGCCAGTTTCGTCTTTATCGAGGACAAGTTTCGCACACTTTTTGCGATGCTGTTCGGAGCAGGTTGCTTGATCCTGCTTGAGCGTTCGGGCGATGCTATCTGGCGCCCCCATCTAGCGCGCATGGCTGTGCTTTTCATGATTGGCTTTGTCCATGCCTTGCTGATTGCGAGTAATGATGTGCTGCGCGCTTATGCGCTCGCCGGGCTCGCCATCCCTCTGCTCGCACCGCTTGGCCACCGCGCACTTTATGCGACCGCTATCGGGCTCGTCGCGCTGCATGTGGGGGGCGGAATGGTCGCATTCGGCAGCGCTGTGGTCGATGTTTATGTCGGCAGGGTCGGCAGCGATGCGGCGCTTTTTGCAGAGCGACAATTCGGAAGCGATCCCGGGGCTCTCAACCATGCGCTCGAAATCGGGCGAGAGGGTTTGGGTGAAAGGATAGCCCGCAGGCTTGACGGGTTCGGCTCTCAATTGGCAGTGCTGGCAGCTTCGATACCGCTGAATCTGGCGGCGATGGCGCTGGGCATGGCGCTTTGGAAGGATCGCATGTTGAGTGCCCAATGGCGCACCTTCCGGCTTCAGCGCCTTGCCGCGATATGCGCATTGCTGGCGCTCCCGCCGCTTCTTGCCCTTGCATGGTGGGTTTCCGATAGCAATTTCGCGCCTGCCTTTGCAGGGGCAGCGGCCATCGTTCTGTCAGCCCCCTTCGATACGCTGCTGGGCCTTGGCTTTGCAGCGCTCGCCATGGCTTTCTTCGATCAGGAAGGAAGCATCACTGGTCGGCTTGCATCGGTGGGCAGGCTCTCGCTTACCAACTACCTGATGACTTCGCTGAGCTTCGCGTCGCTATTCGCGAGCTGGGGGCTCGGGTTGTTCGGTGAAGTGAGCAGGGCGCAGGGTTTCGCGCTCAGCATCATACCCATCGCAGCCATGCTCGCATGGTCGCCGATCTTGATACAGTGGTTTGGTCAGGGCCCATTTGAGCGCATCTGGCGCGGGATATCCGCGCGATTGAGCTAG
- the metK gene encoding methionine adenosyltransferase, whose amino-acid sequence MRSDYLFTSESVSEGHPDKVSDQISDAIVDLMLSKDPEARVACETMTTTQRVILSGEIRCKPMYDDKNEEWAFNGGWAPGAKDEIERAVRSTVRDIGYEQDGFHWKTLNFENHLHGQSAHIAQGVDAGAEGSNKDEGAGDQGIMFGFACDETPDLMPATLDYSHKILERLATDRHSGAAPFLEPDAKSQITLRYKDGKPVACTAIVVSTQHAPGYDEGEKEAELHSYVKGVVSEILPDGFISDETIWHINPTGSFVIGGPDGDAGLTGRKIIVDTYGGASPHGGGAFSGKDPTKVDRSAAYITRYLAKNVVAAGLAKRCTIQIAYAIGVSEPLSLYVDTHGTCAENIDDAAIEDAIKNVGKLGGLTPRGIREHLGLNKPIYRVSAAYGHFGRKADGDLFPWERTDLVDELKAALG is encoded by the coding sequence ATGCGCAGCGATTATCTCTTCACTTCCGAAAGCGTTTCCGAGGGGCATCCTGACAAGGTTTCCGACCAGATTTCCGACGCCATCGTCGATCTGATGCTGTCAAAAGACCCCGAAGCGCGTGTCGCTTGCGAGACCATGACGACAACGCAGCGCGTGATCTTGTCGGGCGAAATTCGTTGCAAGCCGATGTATGACGACAAGAACGAGGAGTGGGCTTTCAACGGCGGCTGGGCGCCGGGCGCGAAGGACGAAATCGAGCGTGCCGTGCGCTCCACCGTCCGTGACATCGGCTATGAGCAGGATGGCTTTCACTGGAAGACCCTCAACTTCGAAAACCACCTCCACGGACAATCGGCCCACATCGCACAGGGTGTCGATGCGGGCGCTGAGGGCTCCAACAAGGATGAGGGGGCCGGTGACCAGGGCATCATGTTCGGGTTTGCCTGCGATGAAACGCCAGACCTGATGCCTGCAACGCTCGATTACAGCCACAAGATCCTGGAGCGACTGGCAACGGACCGCCACTCGGGAGCCGCGCCATTCCTCGAACCCGATGCAAAGAGCCAGATCACGCTGCGTTATAAGGACGGCAAGCCCGTTGCCTGCACCGCGATCGTGGTCAGCACTCAGCACGCGCCGGGCTATGACGAGGGCGAGAAGGAAGCCGAGCTGCACTCTTATGTGAAGGGTGTGGTTTCGGAAATCCTGCCCGATGGCTTCATCTCGGACGAGACAATCTGGCACATCAATCCTACCGGAAGCTTCGTCATTGGCGGACCCGACGGAGACGCAGGTCTGACTGGACGCAAGATCATCGTCGACACCTACGGCGGGGCCAGTCCGCATGGGGGCGGAGCCTTCAGCGGCAAAGACCCCACCAAGGTCGATCGCAGCGCCGCTTACATCACGCGCTACCTCGCGAAGAACGTAGTTGCCGCCGGTCTTGCCAAGCGTTGCACGATCCAGATCGCCTACGCGATCGGGGTGTCGGAGCCGCTTTCACTGTATGTGGACACGCACGGGACCTGTGCAGAAAACATCGACGATGCTGCCATTGAAGACGCGATCAAAAACGTCGGCAAGCTCGGAGGTCTCACCCCTCGTGGCATTCGCGAGCACCTTGGCCTGAACAAGCCGATCTATCGCGTCAGCGCAGCCTATGGTCACTTTGGCCGGAAGGCAGACGGTGACCTGTTCCCCTGGGAGCGCACGGATTTGGTCGATGAGTTGAAGGCAGCTCTGGGCTGA
- a CDS encoding CaiB/BaiF CoA-transferase family protein codes for MWLDNPRNPKAPLAGFKVLELARVLAGPWAGQILSDLGADVIKVESPEGDGTRLWGPPWVERTGADGETRREAAYYHAANRGKRSIIADFSIENDRERIVELARGADVLIENFKTGGLAKFGLDYASLSSINPALVYCSITGFGQTGPRAHEAGYDFVIQGMSGFMSVTGEPGGVPVKMGISISDLSTGVYAANGIQAALIQRMRTGKGQHVDMSLLDCSVALLANQASYHFTTGENPPRMGNAHAQVAPYGVFPVCDGHIILAPANDRLFARLAEVLGLQELASDPRFAGNGERVTNAHELDAIIADATASWSKADLMAACKAKGVPAGPINHLDEVFADPQVIAHGMRVDLGGMPGVRSPFTFSEAELALDRPSPMLGEDD; via the coding sequence ATGTGGCTCGATAATCCTCGCAATCCAAAAGCCCCGCTCGCAGGCTTCAAAGTGCTTGAGCTTGCACGCGTCCTCGCTGGCCCATGGGCTGGACAGATCCTGTCCGATCTCGGTGCGGACGTCATCAAGGTCGAAAGCCCGGAAGGCGACGGGACGCGCCTGTGGGGACCGCCCTGGGTGGAGCGCACGGGCGCAGACGGGGAAACACGGCGCGAGGCCGCCTACTATCACGCTGCCAATCGCGGCAAGCGTTCGATCATCGCGGACTTTTCAATCGAGAACGACCGTGAGCGAATTGTAGAGCTGGCACGAGGGGCCGACGTTCTGATCGAGAATTTCAAGACCGGTGGTCTTGCGAAATTCGGCCTCGATTACGCATCTCTTTCGTCGATCAATCCCGCGCTCGTCTATTGTTCGATCACAGGCTTTGGCCAGACCGGTCCGCGCGCTCATGAGGCGGGGTATGACTTTGTCATTCAGGGCATGAGCGGCTTCATGTCCGTTACCGGTGAGCCGGGCGGTGTGCCGGTCAAGATGGGCATCTCGATCAGCGATCTGTCGACGGGCGTATATGCGGCGAACGGCATTCAGGCCGCGCTTATTCAGCGCATGAGGACCGGCAAGGGGCAGCATGTCGACATGAGCTTGCTCGATTGTTCGGTCGCTTTGCTGGCGAACCAGGCAAGCTATCACTTTACCACCGGCGAGAATCCACCGCGCATGGGCAATGCGCATGCGCAGGTCGCGCCCTACGGCGTATTCCCGGTCTGCGATGGGCACATTATCCTCGCCCCTGCCAATGATCGGCTGTTCGCGCGGCTTGCCGAAGTGCTCGGCCTGCAGGAACTTGCCAGCGATCCTCGGTTCGCGGGCAACGGTGAACGCGTAACAAATGCTCACGAACTTGACGCGATCATCGCCGATGCGACAGCCTCTTGGTCGAAGGCCGATTTGATGGCCGCATGCAAGGCGAAGGGCGTACCAGCAGGGCCAATCAACCATCTGGACGAAGTGTTTGCAGATCCGCAAGTGATCGCACACGGGATGCGGGTCGATCTGGGCGGGATGCCGGGAGTGCGCAGCCCGTTCACATTTTCCGAGGCCGAACTCGCCCTCGACCGGCCATCACCGATGCTAGGCGAAGACGACTAG
- the prfA gene encoding peptide chain release factor 1, translated as MQIPPERLDQIANRFAELEARMASGTLEGDAFVQASRDYAELEPVAKIAGEVKAMREEIEGLEEMLADPEMKAMAEEELGAIREALPEKERALAIALLPRDRADAKPAMLEIRAGTGGDEAALFAGDLFRMYEKYAAEQGWRVEPVSMSASEVGGFKEIVANVSGSGVFAKLKFESGVHRVQRVPVTESGGRIHTSAATVAVLPEPDEVDVQIDPGDLKIDTYRASGAGGQHVNTTDSAIRITHEPTGLVVTCQDGRSQHKNREKAMQVLRARLYEKTRDEAQGAEAEARKAMVGSGDRSERIRTYNFPQGRVTDHRIGLTLHKLEEVLAGTGLDELVEALIAEDEGKRLAALAQ; from the coding sequence AGCCGCGACTATGCCGAGCTTGAGCCGGTGGCGAAGATCGCGGGCGAGGTGAAGGCGATGCGCGAAGAGATCGAGGGGCTCGAAGAGATGCTCGCCGATCCCGAGATGAAAGCGATGGCAGAGGAAGAGCTTGGCGCGATCCGCGAGGCGCTGCCCGAGAAGGAGCGCGCGCTCGCCATCGCGCTGTTGCCGCGTGACCGGGCCGATGCGAAGCCCGCCATGCTGGAAATCCGCGCCGGCACTGGCGGTGACGAAGCGGCGCTCTTCGCGGGCGACCTGTTCCGCATGTACGAGAAATACGCCGCCGAGCAGGGCTGGCGGGTCGAACCGGTCAGCATGAGCGCGTCCGAAGTGGGCGGCTTCAAGGAGATCGTCGCGAATGTCAGCGGCAGCGGCGTCTTCGCGAAACTCAAGTTCGAAAGCGGCGTCCATCGCGTGCAGCGTGTGCCCGTTACCGAAAGCGGCGGGCGCATTCACACCTCGGCAGCCACCGTCGCTGTGCTGCCCGAACCCGATGAGGTCGATGTGCAGATCGATCCGGGCGATCTCAAGATCGACACCTATCGTGCATCCGGCGCAGGCGGTCAGCACGTCAACACCACCGACAGCGCAATCCGCATCACGCATGAGCCAACCGGGCTGGTCGTCACCTGCCAGGACGGGCGCAGCCAGCACAAGAACCGCGAGAAGGCGATGCAGGTGTTGCGCGCGCGCCTCTACGAGAAGACCCGCGACGAAGCGCAAGGAGCAGAGGCCGAAGCGCGCAAGGCCATGGTGGGAAGCGGCGACCGCTCAGAACGCATCCGCACCTACAACTTCCCGCAGGGCCGCGTGACCGACCACCGGATCGGCCTCACGCTTCACAAGCTGGAAGAGGTGCTCGCCGGGACGGGGCTTGATGAGTTGGTGGAAGCGCTGATCGCAGAGGACGAGGGCAAACGGCTGGCGGCGCTGGCGCAGTGA
- a CDS encoding DUF4167 domain-containing protein, translating to MNNNRNNRRRGRGNRNNQGGANNQNRIDSRARGNAPQLLDKYKKLAQDAQHNGDRVQAEYYLQFADHYFRVIADNKARQDEARAKRNDGRGDDRGQANDDSDEDDGNNSRKNSRRSRNRRDEHESRDDESYEEGEQGVEGEEVDSEEEQPKPKRRARKPKSEDTGDKPRRKPRRKSDEGAGEGEIDSSVLPPSISASSASDDDDSLEAVG from the coding sequence TTGAATAACAATCGCAACAATCGTCGCCGCGGTCGCGGAAATCGCAACAATCAGGGCGGCGCGAACAATCAGAACCGGATCGACAGCCGTGCACGTGGCAACGCGCCGCAGCTTCTCGACAAGTACAAGAAGCTTGCTCAGGACGCACAGCACAATGGCGACCGGGTTCAGGCCGAATACTACCTGCAGTTCGCCGACCACTATTTCCGCGTGATCGCCGACAACAAGGCTCGCCAGGACGAAGCGCGCGCCAAGCGTAACGACGGCAGAGGCGACGATCGTGGGCAGGCGAACGACGACAGCGACGAGGATGACGGCAACAACAGCCGCAAGAACAGCCGTCGCTCGCGCAACCGTCGGGACGAGCATGAATCGCGCGATGACGAATCGTACGAAGAAGGCGAACAGGGCGTGGAAGGCGAAGAGGTCGACTCCGAAGAAGAGCAGCCCAAGCCCAAGCGCCGTGCCCGCAAGCCCAAGTCGGAAGACACGGGCGACAAGCCGCGCCGCAAGCCGCGTCGCAAGAGCGATGAGGGCGCAGGCGAAGGTGAGATCGATTCGTCCGTTCTGCCGCCGTCAATCAGCGCATCGAGTGCGTCGGACGACGACGATAGCCTCGAAGCGGTAGGCTAA